A window of Bacteroidota bacterium genomic DNA:
CGGATGTGTTTTTTTTGGATATTGAGTTTCCAAAAGATTCGGGGTTTGACTTGTTGAGCTGTTTTTCTGCGATACAAGCAGCTGTTGTATTTGTTACGGCGTATGAAAACCATGCTGTTCAGAACAACAAGGCTGCCATCTGTGATTATATTCTAAAACCGGTAAGCAGGGGCGAATTCAGGAAATCTGTAAGCAAGATTCTCAGCAGGTTAGAACGGATAAGCAAGGAAAAAAAGGGGGATACGAGTTTCGATAGAAAGGGTGAGGTAAAAAAAGTGAAGATACCCAGTTCTGACGGCTACAGTTTTGTGGATGCCAAATCAATAGTTCGTTGTGAGGCCAATGGCAGTTGTACAAGTATTTATTTTACGGCAGCACCCAAGGTATATGTATCAAAAATTCTGTTGCATTATGAAAAAGAGCTTTCCCGCTTCGGTTTTTTCCGCATACATCACAAACACTTGGTAAATCTTAATTTTATTAAATCATACTCAAAAGGAAGGGGAGGAGGGCACGTTATTTTAAATAACGGCATTGAGTTAGAAGTATCTGCACGCAAAAAAGCAGCATTGCTTAGAGTAATGTCGGTAGGTATATTTTAGCGTTTTAGATTATCGTAAAAGGCATCGGGGTACACAATACGCATATCATCGGTCATTTAGCAGCGTATAATTATTACTCCTCTGCACACTTATTTATCATTTGCCAACACTTATTAGCAAAAATATAGGACTCCCTAATCGGTGCTTGAAAGGGCCTTTAATCATCGGTTAATTTTGACTGTAATAAAAGCAAGCTATCAGTCTGCAAATTACTTACTACGGTTTTAAATCATTAACCACTAATCAATATTAACCATGAAAAAACTTCTTTTAATTGCTTTAGCATTAATGGGAATAAGTGCCCAAGCACAGTATTTCCAACACGAGTATGGCAATGGCCCTGCAATTGGTACGGTAAACGTACACGGGCAAAACACACGGTATGCCGCTACAGGCCATCTTATCGGCGGCCATTTTATCGACATTTCAAGCACACCCCTTTATTTGGGAAGCTTAGGAATATTTGCTGCTCATGCCGATGATGATGGCCGGTTTGTTAACACTACCGATTTTAATAACCACTACGTTTTTAACGATGGGAGCGGCACTTACACATT
This region includes:
- a CDS encoding response regulator transcription factor, whose protein sequence is MSTQNFKNFIAGDEADACKIIGFLLDKMFPKITATMRAGSLSEANHYITAHNPDVFFLDIEFPKDSGFDLLSCFSAIQAAVVFVTAYENHAVQNNKAAICDYILKPVSRGEFRKSVSKILSRLERISKEKKGDTSFDRKGEVKKVKIPSSDGYSFVDAKSIVRCEANGSCTSIYFTAAPKVYVSKILLHYEKELSRFGFFRIHHKHLVNLNFIKSYSKGRGGGHVILNNGIELEVSARKKAALLRVMSVGIF